The window AGCTTATTGAGTTATGCACTCTCAATCTTTTATTCCATTCCAAACCCATCTACCTTCTGCTACAACAACATCATTAGAGCTCACACCCTCCTCTCTTCCCCTCTCTCAGCTCTGCTCCTCTTTGCTCGCATGCGTCGCTTCTCTATACCTCCTGACTTTCACACCTTCCCATTTACTCTCAAGGCTTGCGTTCAACTTCATGCCTTTCCCACTGCCAAAACCCTTCACTCCCAAGCTTTCAAGTTTGGCTTCGCTgccaatttgtttgtcctgAATTCCCTCATTCACGTTTACTCAGTATCCGACCGCATTGATGATGCATACCGGGTGTTCAATGAGAGCTCTTACAGGGACGTTGTTTCTTACAATGCAATGATTGATGGCTTTGTCAAGGCTGGTGAAATTTCACAAGCACATCGGCTGTTTGACGAAATGCCTGTAAGAGATACCGTGTCATGGGGCACCATTATAACTGGGTGTGCCCAGATGAACCGATGCAAAGAGGCCATTGATCTCTTCAACCACATGCTGGCTTTAGATTTCAAGCCTGATAATATTGCATTGGTTTCTGCTCTTTCTGCTTGTGCTCAGTTGGGGGAATTGGAACATGGCAAGACCATTCATAGCTACATCAAACAAAATAGGATTCCTATAGATTCCTTCTTGTCCACTGGGTTGGTGGATTTGTATGCTAAGTGTGGCTGTATGGAAACTGCCGGGGAGATTTTTGAGTCTAGCCCGTATAAGAATTTGTTTACATGGAATGCCATGCTTGTTGGGCTTGCAATGCATGGGCACGGCCAGCTATTGTTGCACTACTTCTCTGGAATGATAGAAGCTGGAGTTAAACCGGACGGTGTGAGCTTCTTAGGAGTCTTGGTTGGGTGTAGCCATGCAGGTCTAGTCCATGAAGCCCAGAAGCTTTTTAATGAGATGGAATCTGTCTATGGGGTCCCTCGAGAACTCAAACACTATGGGTGCATGGCTGATTTGCTCGGACGCTCTGGTTTTATTGGGGAAGCAATGGAAATGATAAAGAGTATGCCAATGGCGGGTGATGTGTTTGTGTGGGGTGGGTTGCTGGGAGGATGTAGGATCTATGGAGATGTTGAGATTGCAAAGAAAGCAGCTGAGCATGTGATGGAATTGAAGCCTGAAGATGGCGGGGTATATTCAGTCATGGCTAACGTTTATGCCAATGCAGAGCTATGGGATGATGTGGTTCAGATTAGGAGGTCAATGAGTGCTAAGAGGGTCAAGAAGAACGCTGGTTGTAGCTTTATTAAGTTGAATGGAAATACCCATGAATTCATTGCAGGGGATAGCTTGCATCCTCAGAGTAATGTGATATATTCTGTCTTAGATGGAATTGGAAAACA of the Quercus robur chromosome 10, dhQueRobu3.1, whole genome shotgun sequence genome contains:
- the LOC126702515 gene encoding pentatricopeptide repeat-containing protein At5g61800, with product MQFCKSMKQLHQIHAHTIATGLLFLHPTSPILSNILHTFTIILNPKSNNNSISLLSYALSIFYSIPNPSTFCYNNIIRAHTLLSSPLSALLLFARMRRFSIPPDFHTFPFTLKACVQLHAFPTAKTLHSQAFKFGFAANLFVLNSLIHVYSVSDRIDDAYRVFNESSYRDVVSYNAMIDGFVKAGEISQAHRLFDEMPVRDTVSWGTIITGCAQMNRCKEAIDLFNHMLALDFKPDNIALVSALSACAQLGELEHGKTIHSYIKQNRIPIDSFLSTGLVDLYAKCGCMETAGEIFESSPYKNLFTWNAMLVGLAMHGHGQLLLHYFSGMIEAGVKPDGVSFLGVLVGCSHAGLVHEAQKLFNEMESVYGVPRELKHYGCMADLLGRSGFIGEAMEMIKSMPMAGDVFVWGGLLGGCRIYGDVEIAKKAAEHVMELKPEDGGVYSVMANVYANAELWDDVVQIRRSMSAKRVKKNAGCSFIKLNGNTHEFIAGDSLHPQSNVIYSVLDGIGKHQFEVC